In Thermoproteales archaeon, the following proteins share a genomic window:
- a CDS encoding PIN domain-containing protein — protein sequence MDELNAVDIALENGLDMDDAIQYAVALKFNVKAIVSFDRHFDDLKIPRLEPSKLRVK from the coding sequence ATGGATGAGTTGAATGCGGTAGATATTGCGCTGGAGAACGGTTTGGATATGGATGATGCTATTCAATATGCGGTAGCACTGAAATTTAACGTGAAGGCTATAGTTTCCTTCGATAGACACTTTGATGATCTAAAAATTCCGAGATTAGAGCCTTCAAAATTGAGAGTTAAATAA